From the Chanos chanos chromosome 7, fChaCha1.1, whole genome shotgun sequence genome, the window tacattatttatgtatttcacaAAGACATGCCACAATATGACCCTTATTCTCACCAATTCCCTTTTAAATCTAAAAGAGAATAAATCTACTGAAGAGTGAGTATCTTTAGAAAAATGTGAAactaaaaactcacagagcttttctgcagcacctcacagctgggagcagtctcctaTGACCCTCATCTGATATGTTGTATTTCTTtgggtcaaactcatccagcacctcctctgacatcagaaacatgtgggccagtgctgtgcagtgtgcaagtgagagttcAGCTCTGTAATGTTTAGACCTGAGGAAAGCTTGAATGTCTtcatggagagagtgatcattcatttcagtcaagcagtgtagtagattgatccatctctcaggtggGACACCATCTTTATTCAGCTGTTTGATGTAACTACTTATTTTTGTGATGCTCTCCTGGTTCTTCTCTGCGTGTGTCAGCAGGCCTTGTAGcagtttctggttggactcccCTGAGATACCATGAAGGAAACGGACAAACAGATCTAGACGTCCATCCTTTTtctccaaagatttatccacagctCCCTTCAGCAATACAACCAAGTGAACAGATTCTCTCTTCCCGACAAAATACTCCAGTTCCTCCATGTTCCTGTTTACAtggcagtaaaacacatagatagcagcaaagaactcttgaacactcagatgcacaaagcagtagaccttcttctgTCGAAGCACAGCTTGTTCCTTAAAGATTtcagtacaaatcccagagtacactgtggcctcactcacatcaatgccacattctctcagatcctcaTCGTGAAACAAGATATTGCCCCtcagcaactgattaaaagccagcttagcaagtttcagaaagatctcCTTGCTTGATTCCAGGAGATTCTTTGAGTCTCTCTCAACTTTCTCgtcatatttctgcttcttcattttagtctgaattagcaggaaatgtgtgtacatctcagtcagagttttagggatctcttttacattgtcttgatgcagcatttcctgaagcacagtggctgaaatccaacagaacactgggatgtgacacatgatgtggagactcgctgttgtcttgatgtgtgagatgattctgttggcttgattctcatcactgactctttttctgaagtattcctctttctgtgaatcactgaatcctACTATTTCTGTCACACGACCAATGAACTGAGGgggaatctgattggctgctgctggtctggaggttatccagatgagtgcagagggaagaagatttcctttgatgaggtttgatatcagtttgttcactgatgatgttgtggtcacatcacacagcatCTCAGAAAAATCCAActgaagtcgactctcatctaaaccatcaaagatgaacagcattttacaatcattatatttctttggatccaagtctttcagctctgggtgaaactctagCAGGAGTCCACAAAGACTGATCTGAtcatctttaaccaagttcagCTCTCGAAAAGGAAGAACCAACATGAaatcaatgtcctgattggtccttccttctgcccagtccagaatgaacttctgcacagaaactgtttttccaattccagcaatgcccttggtgagtacagttctgatttctggcttttgtctgttCCCTCTAGGTTCCTGACTAGACAaggcttttttctcctctttagtTCGGTTGGTTGACaagggtttgaagatgtcagTGCAGCTGATTGGTCTGTCTTGAGAATCCCGTGTcctggatgctgtttcaatctgtaaaacttcatgtttctcattcactccttcactctctccctctatgaTATATAACTCTGTGTAAATGttgttgaggagggtttggttttcttttagTGCGAAACCTTCATATAAGAactcatatttgtttttcaggatggttttatgaccctcagtcattctcagcaggacatcatctgactcagacatggacgtgttgtgttggacattttggaaacacacagaatgaTCCTCAGTTAGACTTGCCTCCACActgcagagtgagagagagagagagagagagaaagagagagagagagaggggttaaaAAAGGAATCTTTCAGAACCTGCTGACACAGGCCACACctggactgatcctggatcagaccTGAGTTTCCATATTTGATAGATACTTTCTTTGGGAGACATATGACTCCATCAAGGCTGGCAGGCTGAAC encodes:
- the LOC115816705 gene encoding NLR family CARD domain-containing protein 3-like: VLLRMTEGHKTILKNKYEFLYEGFALKENQTLLNNIYTELYIIEGESEGVNEKHEVLQIETASRTRDSQDRPISCTDIFKPLSTNRTKEEKKALSSQEPRGNRQKPEIRTVLTKGIAGIGKTVSVQKFILDWAEGRTNQDIDFMLVLPFRELNLVKDDQISLCGLLLEFHPELKDLDPKKYNDCKMLFIFDGLDESRLQLDFSEMLCDVTTTSSVNKLISNLIKGNLLPSALIWITSRPAAANQIPPQFIGRVTEIVGFSDSQKEEYFRKRVSDENQANRIISHIKTTASLHIMCHIPVFCWISATVLQEMLHQDNVKEIPKTLTEMYTHFLLIQTKMKKQKYDEKVERDSKNLLESSKEIFLKLAKLAFNQLLRGNILFHDEDLRECGIDVSEATVYSGICTEIFKEQAVLRQKKVYCFVHLSVQEFFAAIYVFYCHVNRNMEELEYFVGKRESVHLVVLLKGAVDKSLEKKDGRLDLFVRFLHGISGESNQKLLQGLLTHAEKNQESITKISSYIKQLNKDGVPPERWINLLHCLTEMNDHSLHEDIQAFLRSKHYRAELSLAHCTALAHMFLMSEEVLDEFDPKKYNISDEGHRRLLPAVRCCRKALLRDYKITQQSCETIASSLKSANCPLRELDLSNTDLQDSGVKMLCDALKNPNCKLEILRLAHCKLTEQSCEAVASVLQSVNCPLRELDLSNNDLQDSGVKMLCVGLKNSHCKLEILRLSGCLVTEEGCSSLASALSLNSSHLRELDLSYNHPGDSGVKLLSTLMDQHCWLKSVHCVFVVDHGGEFRIKPGLRKYACGLTLDPNTANRHLSLSEGNRKATWRDKQSYPVHPERFEYRSQVVCRERLTGRCYWETEWSGNADIAVTCEGIRRKGMSRVCVFGRNDNSWSLRCFGDSYFARHNNRKTDIPASSSHTHRVGVYLDWSSGTASFYSVSSDTHTLTHLHTFHSTFTEPLYAGFMVYGSVSLCHI